In Fibrobacter sp. UWP2, the following are encoded in one genomic region:
- a CDS encoding ABC transporter permease, whose product MGKLLRNLLKSPMFVIGVSIFVLSLLIALFGPLFYSVDINARDIMAGPYAGSSADHLLGTDHLGRDYVSLLIAGLRSSLYVGFIAGIIATTIGVLIGLFGGFRGGWIDEVLNMLTNIFIVIPQFVILVLISSAVKDGRSLTLIGLIIGLTAWSWSARAVRAQASSLRSRDHIALARINGASTLTIVIKHVLPYLLSYVFMVFIMQVSSGILSEASISMIGLGPVDSTSLGIILNQAKDNGALSDSIWIAFIPATIVITLTVFALYLINTSMEGVFNPRLRK is encoded by the coding sequence ATGGGAAAACTCTTAAGAAACCTTCTCAAGTCCCCGATGTTTGTCATCGGTGTATCGATCTTTGTCCTTTCGCTGTTGATTGCCCTCTTTGGACCGCTCTTCTACAGTGTGGATATTAACGCCCGCGACATCATGGCTGGCCCCTATGCCGGTTCCAGTGCAGACCACCTGCTTGGCACCGACCACCTTGGCCGTGACTATGTGTCCCTTTTGATTGCGGGTCTCCGTTCTTCCCTCTACGTCGGGTTTATTGCGGGTATCATCGCGACGACCATCGGCGTGCTCATCGGTTTGTTTGGCGGTTTCCGCGGCGGCTGGATTGACGAAGTGTTGAACATGCTCACTAACATCTTCATCGTGATTCCGCAGTTCGTGATTCTCGTTCTTATCAGCTCCGCTGTTAAGGATGGCCGCTCTCTCACCTTGATTGGCCTTATCATCGGTCTCACCGCTTGGAGCTGGTCTGCCCGTGCTGTTCGTGCGCAGGCTTCTTCCCTCCGTAGCCGTGACCACATCGCCCTTGCCCGTATCAACGGTGCAAGCACCTTGACCATCGTCATCAAGCATGTGCTCCCGTACCTGCTTTCGTACGTGTTCATGGTGTTCATCATGCAGGTGTCTTCGGGAATCCTCTCCGAAGCGTCCATCTCCATGATTGGCCTCGGCCCTGTGGATTCCACGAGCCTCGGTATCATTTTGAACCAGGCCAAGGATAACGGTGCCCTTTCTGACTCCATTTGGATTGCGTTCATCCCGGCGACCATCGTCATTACGCTTACGGTGTTTGCCCTCTACCTGATTAACACGTCCATGGAAGGCGTCTTTAACCCGCGTCTGCGCAAGTAA
- a CDS encoding ABC transporter ATP-binding protein, whose amino-acid sequence MSENVFEVENLSLYYLGRFGDKTHAVTNVSFSMKQGEILGIAGESGCGKSTLVSGLMGMCIPPLYPEGKSDVRVKNGDKMESLMNRSIEDVRRNVLAQKVSMIPQGAFNALNPVRKIKDIAADVIAAHQQPGKALDHKEIYDRLCDRFDLFGMDTKRVLNSFPIQLTAGERQRSVIGISTLLNPQMVIADEPTSALDVSTQKEVIKMIFDLLDKGIFSTMIFITHELPLLYHVADNIAIMYAGEFVEKGTAEQVVKDPRHPYTQALMGAMLSTEASQRGRHPVAIEGAPPSLKNKIVGCRFAPRCSKACPDCKKNTQNLRIVGDRDVRCDYAK is encoded by the coding sequence ATGTCTGAAAATGTTTTTGAAGTAGAAAACTTGAGCCTTTATTACCTCGGCCGTTTTGGCGACAAGACTCACGCAGTGACCAACGTTTCGTTCTCCATGAAGCAGGGCGAAATCCTGGGCATTGCCGGTGAATCGGGCTGCGGTAAGTCCACCTTGGTGAGCGGCCTTATGGGCATGTGCATCCCGCCGCTCTATCCCGAAGGCAAGAGCGACGTTCGCGTGAAGAACGGCGACAAGATGGAATCCCTTATGAACCGTTCCATTGAGGATGTTCGCAGGAACGTGCTCGCCCAGAAGGTTTCCATGATCCCGCAGGGCGCGTTTAACGCTCTTAACCCGGTGCGCAAGATCAAGGATATTGCTGCCGACGTGATCGCCGCCCACCAGCAGCCCGGCAAGGCTTTGGACCACAAGGAAATTTATGACCGTCTTTGCGACCGTTTCGACTTGTTCGGGATGGACACGAAGCGTGTGCTGAACAGCTTCCCGATCCAGCTGACCGCCGGTGAACGCCAGCGTTCAGTGATCGGTATCTCCACCTTGCTCAACCCGCAGATGGTGATTGCTGACGAACCGACTTCCGCTCTGGACGTTTCGACCCAGAAGGAAGTGATCAAGATGATCTTTGACTTGCTAGACAAGGGCATCTTCAGCACCATGATTTTCATTACCCACGAACTTCCGCTGCTGTACCACGTGGCCGACAATATCGCCATCATGTACGCCGGTGAATTCGTGGAAAAGGGTACGGCAGAACAGGTCGTCAAGGATCCGCGTCATCCGTATACCCAGGCTCTTATGGGCGCCATGCTCAGTACCGAGGCCAGCCAGCGTGGCCGCCACCCGGTGGCTATCGAAGGTGCTCCTCCGAGCCTCAAGAACAAGATTGTGGGCTGCCGCTTCGCCCCGCGTTGCAGCAAGGCATGCCCGGATTGCAAGAAGAATACCCAGAATCTCCGCATTGTCGGCGATCGTGACGTGAGGTGCGATTATGCTAAGTGA
- a CDS encoding ABC transporter ATP-binding protein, translating to MLSDKPIVFSAKRISKDFGAGKSLKTAVKDVSFDIYDEEFISIVGGSGCGKSVLAKIMLGLYQPTRGQFLYRDHKIKNLKDHWNEVQSVFQDPFGCFNQFFTIRSQLEDALNILKVKPSKEEIRRRVDEGLLAVNVTPADIEGKYPFELSGGQMQRMLLARIFALRPKVLIADEATSMVDACVRANILDYLRKLKDELKMTVVFVTHDIGLANYVSDRIFIMHDGKIVNQGTPAEVLDNTTEPHTLRLLDDIPEVHKTEWIKNSHRSKK from the coding sequence ATGCTAAGTGATAAGCCCATTGTGTTTTCTGCCAAGCGCATCAGCAAGGACTTTGGCGCCGGCAAGAGCTTGAAGACCGCTGTTAAGGATGTTTCCTTTGACATCTATGACGAAGAGTTCATCTCCATCGTGGGTGGCTCGGGTTGCGGCAAGTCCGTGCTCGCCAAGATCATGCTGGGCCTGTACCAGCCGACTCGCGGCCAGTTCCTTTACCGCGATCACAAGATCAAGAACTTGAAGGACCACTGGAACGAAGTTCAGTCCGTGTTCCAGGACCCGTTTGGCTGCTTCAACCAGTTCTTCACCATCAGAAGCCAGCTCGAGGACGCCCTCAACATTTTGAAGGTCAAGCCCTCCAAGGAAGAAATCCGTCGCCGCGTGGACGAAGGCCTTTTGGCTGTGAACGTGACGCCTGCCGACATCGAAGGCAAGTACCCGTTCGAACTCTCTGGTGGTCAGATGCAGCGTATGTTGCTCGCCCGTATTTTCGCCCTTCGCCCGAAGGTCTTGATTGCTGACGAAGCGACCTCCATGGTGGACGCCTGTGTGCGCGCCAACATCCTCGATTACCTCCGCAAGTTGAAAGACGAGCTGAAGATGACCGTGGTGTTCGTGACTCACGACATTGGCCTTGCCAACTACGTTTCGGACCGTATCTTCATTATGCACGACGGCAAGATTGTGAACCAGGGTACTCCGGCAGAAGTGCTGGACAACACCACGGAACCGCATACCTTGCGCCTGCTGGACGACATCCCCGAAGTCCACAAGACCGAGTGGATCAAGAACAGCCACAGAAGCAAGAAGTAA
- a CDS encoding glycoside hydrolase family 9 protein, giving the protein MNTFKSVFGMCVAVPAAISLLAVSAGAAPLMNQLGFAPDAEKTVVFPGNDANGLEVRDLSGKTVLKLKAPDVYEWDYSGEEVQTFDISAVKKPGTYRLFRGGEYVGTPMVVAKNVYDDLVKASLKWFYYQRSSMALEPQYAGKWARAAGHKDDKVIVYGTDKATGGKGKGTAIKSQRGWYDAGDYGKYIVNSGITVFTLLEIYEHFPKYADSLHWNIPREFPKYPELLEEVRYNLDWMLTMQDKDGGVYHKVSTLKFSGSVLPENDVAQRYAIIKNVTATLDFAAVMAQASVVYAGIDKAYADKMLKAAEKAYAWAKKNPEAFYKQPYDVQTGSYAPGDENGKDEFRWAAAELFRATKKKEYQEDLKANAFTANGAWWGDVNMLAAFRVALDSADFEKELVDAAKKVVMNEANNLRAVGDTSAYRLPAFPWSWNWGSNSAMANNGMVLVHAYLLTGDKSYLDGAQQCLDYLLGKNPHDITYVTGFGYRSPRNPHHRPSESDMVDDPVPGMLVGGPHLGKQDINLDGKESWKCPNYAASDKPALAYIDNRCSYATNEVAINWNAPLAYLAAALEAIYNK; this is encoded by the coding sequence ATGAATACATTTAAAAGCGTTTTTGGAATGTGTGTGGCGGTCCCTGCCGCCATTTCACTGCTTGCGGTTTCTGCCGGGGCAGCCCCCCTCATGAACCAGCTGGGTTTTGCCCCCGATGCCGAAAAGACGGTCGTTTTCCCCGGAAACGACGCGAACGGGCTCGAGGTGCGCGACCTTTCCGGAAAGACGGTGCTCAAGCTCAAGGCTCCCGACGTGTACGAATGGGACTACAGCGGCGAGGAAGTACAGACTTTCGATATTTCTGCTGTCAAGAAGCCCGGTACCTACCGCCTGTTCCGTGGTGGCGAATACGTTGGGACTCCCATGGTTGTCGCGAAAAACGTCTATGACGACCTGGTGAAGGCGAGCCTCAAGTGGTTCTACTACCAGCGTTCCAGCATGGCGCTCGAGCCGCAGTATGCGGGCAAGTGGGCGCGTGCCGCGGGCCACAAGGACGACAAGGTGATTGTTTACGGCACCGACAAGGCGACCGGCGGCAAGGGCAAGGGAACTGCAATCAAGTCCCAGCGCGGCTGGTACGATGCCGGCGACTACGGCAAGTACATCGTGAACTCGGGCATTACCGTGTTCACCTTGCTCGAGATTTACGAACATTTCCCGAAGTATGCGGATTCGCTTCATTGGAACATCCCGCGCGAATTCCCGAAGTATCCGGAGCTCCTCGAGGAGGTGCGTTACAACCTGGACTGGATGCTCACCATGCAGGACAAGGACGGCGGCGTGTATCACAAGGTGTCGACGCTCAAGTTCAGCGGTAGCGTGCTGCCCGAGAACGACGTGGCGCAGCGCTATGCGATTATCAAGAACGTGACGGCGACGCTTGACTTTGCCGCCGTGATGGCGCAGGCGAGCGTTGTGTATGCGGGCATTGACAAGGCGTATGCCGACAAGATGCTCAAGGCGGCAGAGAAGGCCTATGCTTGGGCCAAGAAGAACCCGGAAGCTTTCTACAAGCAGCCCTACGACGTGCAGACGGGAAGCTACGCCCCCGGCGACGAGAACGGCAAGGATGAATTCCGCTGGGCTGCCGCGGAGCTTTTCCGTGCGACCAAGAAGAAGGAGTACCAGGAAGACTTGAAGGCGAACGCGTTTACCGCGAATGGCGCCTGGTGGGGTGACGTGAATATGCTTGCGGCGTTCCGCGTGGCGCTCGATTCCGCGGACTTTGAAAAGGAACTCGTCGACGCTGCGAAGAAGGTCGTGATGAACGAGGCGAACAACTTGCGTGCCGTGGGCGACACGAGCGCCTACCGCCTGCCCGCTTTCCCGTGGAGCTGGAATTGGGGCAGCAATAGCGCGATGGCGAACAACGGCATGGTGCTGGTTCACGCTTACTTGCTCACTGGTGACAAGAGCTATCTGGATGGCGCACAACAGTGCCTGGACTACCTGCTCGGAAAGAACCCGCACGATATCACGTACGTGACGGGATTCGGTTACCGTAGCCCGCGCAACCCGCACCACCGCCCGAGCGAATCCGACATGGTGGACGATCCGGTGCCGGGAATGCTCGTGGGTGGCCCGCACCTGGGCAAGCAGGACATCAACCTCGACGGCAAGGAAAGCTGGAAGTGCCCGAACTATGCCGCCTCCGACAAGCCGGCGCTCGCTTACATCGACAACCGTTGTAGCTACGCGACGAACGAAGTGGCCATCAACTGGAACGCTCCGCTTGCGTACCTGGCCGCCGCCCTCGAGGCGATTTATAATAAGTGA
- a CDS encoding DUF4832 domain-containing protein, translating to MARIHIRLLFIIGVALLQTPLFAAGLVKQSIDTTDAMATLDNFDRGFYTPQVLHLKPSGGKPIEKPWSRLLHLRAEISEFSSHAWLGIDTTGGRKDTTWGKNQDLTEDALNVLQETFDNIRKNDGHVIVRICYDPWYNGRSNVTPDHEWVLKHVKQLAPVLSKNTDVIVALEMGMHGAYGEMHSDTNITYDRVAEATNLMLRNTPPELKILTRTGNYSAKVLGFDNWGVDFNIDGDKFKEIAKAKGDTMYRVGMFNDGYLGTQYDYGTWGADCATSICREEGVAWLEKYSINTPYGGEALTTAENYQVINTPEFLAYEGFRTHTSYLNIQWNNNLIDSWKKTLFKQKDFDYDPARVDSLTGFKYINDHLGYRFVLRESWMSDTVGDDGILRAKLRIQNVGFGNLTRKMNASLEIVVGLDPRDDSYGIDLYSYGVQLPDSIDFRNVHSRKIEIKGADTVMTFDGNNEISIETKVDGYQGTMQVYLRVCNEQKYNDCVAFANEKSSRSIYIGTFISDNRVKSSIAPRALPSGNAQKKNAPFVQRERNSVIIRDGEKSYRLNGAKTR from the coding sequence ATGGCTAGAATCCATATCCGTCTTTTGTTTATAATCGGTGTCGCACTCTTGCAGACCCCGCTTTTTGCGGCTGGTCTCGTAAAACAGTCTATTGACACGACCGATGCGATGGCGACGCTTGACAATTTTGACCGCGGGTTCTATACGCCGCAGGTGTTGCACCTCAAGCCCTCGGGCGGCAAGCCGATAGAAAAACCTTGGAGCAGGCTGTTGCATTTGCGCGCCGAAATTTCGGAATTCAGTAGCCATGCCTGGCTAGGAATCGACACCACCGGCGGCAGGAAGGATACCACTTGGGGCAAGAACCAGGACCTGACTGAAGACGCCCTGAATGTTTTGCAGGAGACTTTTGACAACATCCGCAAAAATGACGGACACGTAATTGTGCGCATCTGTTACGATCCGTGGTACAATGGCCGTAGCAACGTGACGCCGGATCACGAGTGGGTGCTGAAGCATGTGAAGCAGTTGGCTCCGGTGCTCTCGAAGAATACCGACGTGATTGTTGCGCTCGAGATGGGCATGCACGGCGCCTACGGCGAGATGCATTCCGATACGAACATCACTTACGATCGCGTTGCCGAAGCGACGAACCTGATGCTGCGTAACACTCCGCCCGAATTGAAAATCCTGACGCGAACGGGTAACTATTCGGCAAAAGTTTTGGGCTTTGACAACTGGGGTGTTGATTTTAATATCGACGGCGATAAGTTCAAAGAAATTGCGAAGGCGAAGGGCGACACCATGTACCGCGTGGGAATGTTCAACGACGGCTATCTGGGAACGCAGTATGATTACGGCACCTGGGGCGCCGACTGTGCGACATCCATCTGCCGCGAAGAGGGCGTGGCTTGGCTCGAGAAGTACAGCATCAACACGCCATACGGTGGCGAGGCGCTCACGACGGCCGAGAATTACCAGGTCATCAACACGCCGGAATTCTTGGCGTACGAAGGCTTCCGCACGCACACGAGCTACCTGAATATTCAGTGGAACAACAACCTGATTGACAGCTGGAAAAAGACGCTATTCAAGCAGAAGGATTTTGACTACGACCCAGCGCGAGTCGATTCGCTTACAGGCTTCAAGTACATCAACGACCACTTGGGCTACCGTTTTGTGCTGCGCGAATCGTGGATGAGCGATACGGTTGGGGATGATGGAATTTTACGTGCGAAACTCCGCATTCAGAATGTGGGCTTTGGAAACTTGACGCGAAAGATGAACGCTTCGCTGGAAATTGTAGTAGGTCTTGATCCTCGCGATGATTCCTATGGCATTGATTTGTATAGCTATGGCGTTCAGCTTCCGGATTCCATTGATTTCAGGAATGTGCATAGCCGTAAAATCGAAATTAAGGGAGCCGATACGGTGATGACCTTTGACGGCAACAATGAAATTTCAATCGAGACCAAGGTAGACGGCTATCAGGGTACAATGCAGGTGTATTTGAGAGTTTGCAACGAGCAAAAATACAATGATTGCGTTGCTTTTGCGAACGAGAAGTCATCTAGAAGCATCTATATCGGAACGTTTATTTCAGATAATAGGGTAAAATCATCTATTGCTCCGCGTGCACTCCCATCAGGAAATGCGCAAAAGAAAAACGCTCCCTTCGTTCAGAGGGAGCGCAACAGCGTGATTATCCGCGACGGCGAAAAGTCGTACCGTTTGAACGGCGCGAAAACCCGCTGA
- a CDS encoding thioredoxin family protein, translating to MLLFVCTTHAEEFNMNGMPPPETSLQFSDGALSAKSNVTIDVVVPDKWHVNANVVTDEFLKPSSVEIAANGIEFGGPIWPTPIREYNEALELEILVFKGHFQIQIPVKAVAENYDSLTTKATFHYQACDNSICLAPSKVEIQLSGTALRASNNFTNTTSSLKKNDEAEPVEGFAGSLTLLLFAFFGGVILNLMPCVLPVLSLKLFSLIKQAGESRKRLLLLGLTSTAGILASFWLLAAIISAIKAGGGAAGWGMQFQSAGFIAFMVIILSAFAMSFFGAFEVWLPGMATTKMDSAGQKAGLGGAFFTGALLVLLSTPCSAPFLGTAMGFAFTASTPVLFLFFTAAGLGLATPYLLVSAFPKVLSFLPKPGAWMVSLQKFMGVLLLATVAWLLWIVNEQAGGTGVALFAIIVAVSIGLSFAIGKIAPPGIAFAREAGGFAVAIIILAALWFAAIAPRYELAVTERLDVRASQQILENGWYNYSPALIEDFAKAGRTVFIDATADWCLTCKANEAAVLSGSEFLRKMDSAGVARVKADWTRESPEVNALLKSMGKSGVPAYAIYPKGDASKQIVLPELLTAGLILEAIAE from the coding sequence TTGTTATTGTTTGTTTGCACAACGCATGCCGAAGAATTCAACATGAACGGGATGCCGCCTCCAGAAACCTCCTTGCAGTTCAGCGATGGAGCCCTCTCGGCAAAGTCCAATGTGACCATCGACGTCGTGGTTCCCGACAAATGGCACGTAAACGCGAACGTCGTGACCGACGAATTCCTCAAGCCCTCTTCTGTTGAAATCGCTGCTAACGGAATCGAATTCGGCGGCCCCATTTGGCCCACCCCCATCAGGGAATACAACGAGGCGTTGGAACTCGAAATCCTCGTGTTCAAGGGACACTTTCAAATCCAAATCCCGGTAAAGGCCGTTGCCGAAAATTACGACAGCTTAACGACCAAGGCGACCTTCCATTACCAGGCCTGCGACAACTCCATTTGCCTAGCCCCATCCAAGGTCGAAATCCAACTAAGCGGAACCGCCCTACGTGCGAGCAACAATTTCACCAACACCACCAGCAGTTTAAAAAAAAACGATGAGGCAGAACCCGTCGAGGGTTTCGCCGGCTCGCTGACTCTCTTACTGTTCGCCTTTTTCGGCGGCGTCATCTTGAACCTGATGCCGTGCGTGCTGCCGGTGCTTTCGCTCAAGCTGTTCAGCCTCATCAAGCAGGCCGGGGAGTCCCGCAAGCGTTTGCTTTTGCTCGGGCTCACCTCGACCGCAGGCATTCTCGCCAGTTTTTGGCTTTTGGCAGCCATCATTTCGGCCATCAAGGCGGGCGGCGGCGCAGCCGGCTGGGGAATGCAATTCCAGAGTGCCGGGTTCATCGCCTTCATGGTGATCATCCTCTCGGCATTCGCCATGAGTTTTTTTGGCGCTTTCGAAGTTTGGCTCCCGGGTATGGCCACCACCAAGATGGACAGCGCCGGTCAAAAGGCAGGGCTCGGCGGAGCATTCTTTACAGGCGCCCTCCTCGTGCTTTTGAGTACGCCGTGCTCGGCTCCGTTCCTCGGCACCGCCATGGGGTTCGCCTTTACCGCGAGCACTCCGGTACTTTTCCTGTTCTTCACCGCTGCAGGGCTCGGACTCGCCACGCCGTACCTTTTGGTAAGCGCCTTTCCCAAGGTGCTCTCGTTCTTGCCCAAGCCTGGCGCATGGATGGTCTCCCTGCAAAAGTTCATGGGCGTACTCCTCCTCGCCACGGTCGCTTGGCTTTTGTGGATTGTGAATGAGCAGGCGGGCGGCACAGGCGTAGCCCTGTTCGCCATCATCGTCGCCGTGAGTATCGGCCTGAGTTTCGCCATCGGAAAAATAGCCCCGCCAGGGATCGCCTTCGCCCGCGAGGCAGGCGGTTTTGCCGTGGCCATCATAATACTTGCCGCCTTGTGGTTTGCAGCGATCGCCCCCAGGTACGAACTCGCCGTGACCGAACGGCTCGACGTCCGCGCCTCGCAACAGATTCTGGAAAACGGCTGGTACAACTACAGCCCCGCGCTCATCGAAGATTTCGCCAAGGCGGGACGCACCGTTTTTATCGATGCGACCGCCGACTGGTGCCTCACCTGCAAGGCGAACGAAGCCGCAGTCCTCTCGGGGAGCGAATTCCTCCGTAAAATGGATAGCGCCGGTGTCGCCCGCGTCAAGGCGGACTGGACCCGCGAAAGTCCGGAGGTCAACGCGCTCCTTAAGAGCATGGGCAAGTCGGGAGTGCCCGCCTACGCCATCTACCCGAAGGGCGATGCAAGCAAGCAGATCGTTTTGCCGGAACTGCTGACCGCCGGGCTGATTCTGGAAGCTATCGCCGAGTAA
- a CDS encoding RNA polymerase sigma factor encodes MDADEIVWDAMGNSNVTVKDSPSWIETVWRLYSAKIYKLCEIKSDSVEDAKDLFQTVALKFCQNAHRLQGKTFTYQWLIRVLCNAHCDMVTERHATYPMSKMADYVERLSALSEEKSVFYRPQNASEDYEILYSVLNPLERMIVDLSYIGGFSSDELSSIVGLSAGAIRKRRLFALGKLRAKWFPGK; translated from the coding sequence TTGGACGCGGATGAAATTGTTTGGGATGCTATGGGAAACAGCAATGTGACAGTAAAGGATTCTCCAAGCTGGATTGAAACTGTTTGGCGTTTGTATTCTGCAAAAATTTACAAATTATGCGAGATAAAAAGTGACTCGGTCGAAGACGCCAAGGATCTTTTTCAAACCGTGGCCTTGAAATTCTGTCAAAATGCGCATCGGCTGCAGGGGAAGACCTTTACCTACCAGTGGTTAATTCGAGTTTTGTGCAATGCCCACTGCGATATGGTGACTGAACGCCATGCCACATACCCGATGTCAAAAATGGCAGATTACGTAGAGAGACTCTCGGCACTTTCCGAAGAAAAGTCCGTTTTCTACAGGCCGCAAAACGCCTCGGAGGACTATGAGATTCTCTACTCTGTATTGAATCCGTTGGAACGCATGATAGTGGATTTGTCGTATATAGGCGGGTTTAGTTCTGACGAGCTCAGTTCCATTGTGGGGCTTTCGGCGGGAGCAATCCGCAAACGGCGGCTTTTTGCCCTTGGGAAACTGCGGGCTAAATGGTTTCCCGGCAAATAA
- a CDS encoding gliding motility-associated C-terminal domain-containing protein has product MRLLQIILLCLLLGLPSFAAEGWTTYSEPFPVHSAIPYRDGLILATDGGIRVMLKFVDKAYASADGLGGARFYTVIKDGEDVYAVSEYGVIAKLVANGDAIVGWEVLNRSFFSNGVRTIPDACVIVGNIMVVPFENRIGFFDIEKKLSVLTIDHIANISLMAQSPKAVAVHEDTLFVSTGKSVYARKMNWSNLSGDIRLIDPASWTQIPVQKEVNSFALKGNTLEMYETEGFRSWDGGVETSAVQDSAAKILLKGRELTEPSLYHDGRTLVKWIYTNDVGTSYLISSQSVWKYENGKLNDISQMENYKLGAVYDLVKHPDGGVMAASLDGPLAYANNFGWAEPYNVWDLPISNANDAYAHRIKTLAVLPYGFVLTHIWGQGFFMSAKFGELMLPSVLAGQNDCLDQLFPNFTIAAGTTVAPDSSGFLTTTASYDGYSVIYMTVYGDVSCATHLGTAPMAGPIQARFDENGNWEVYVATRDQITTSTTGVLDVYTFTPPAKNGGRLESSSHKSFNIPNNNAAIDMVLDPKNEVLWMVSNSNLGYLELDQDSVYAPHSIKGLQNPEYSSIDIDVQGNVWLGTTNLGVYRARKEGKTYDTLSTLHFTVKDGLLDNSVTDLAVDPVLGMAWFAHDKGVSAYVRNDLRNASSFMTAQAKEDVKAYPNPFRMQQNAYMTIDNISEDATVSIFNRGGNLIKFFSGEDVMGGRVTWDGTGKNGWYVVPGVYYYVVKTSSKTKKGKIILIR; this is encoded by the coding sequence GTGCGTTTATTACAGATAATCCTATTGTGCCTGTTGCTAGGCTTGCCGTCATTTGCTGCCGAAGGTTGGACGACGTATTCCGAACCGTTCCCGGTGCATTCGGCGATTCCGTACAGGGACGGTCTTATCCTTGCTACCGATGGTGGCATCCGAGTTATGCTGAAGTTTGTCGATAAAGCTTATGCTTCAGCAGATGGTTTGGGTGGCGCCCGTTTTTATACGGTAATCAAAGATGGCGAAGACGTGTACGCCGTTTCGGAGTATGGCGTCATCGCCAAGCTGGTGGCGAATGGAGATGCCATTGTGGGGTGGGAGGTCTTGAACCGCTCGTTTTTCAGTAACGGGGTTCGGACTATTCCCGATGCCTGTGTCATTGTTGGCAATATTATGGTTGTTCCGTTTGAAAACCGTATAGGCTTTTTTGACATAGAGAAAAAACTGTCTGTATTGACTATAGACCATATTGCGAACATTTCCTTGATGGCACAATCGCCTAAGGCTGTGGCTGTTCATGAAGACACCTTGTTTGTGTCTACGGGCAAATCTGTTTATGCCCGAAAAATGAACTGGTCGAATCTCTCTGGTGACATCAGGTTGATAGACCCTGCTTCTTGGACTCAGATTCCTGTTCAAAAGGAAGTGAATAGTTTTGCCTTGAAGGGAAATACCCTTGAAATGTACGAGACGGAAGGGTTCCGGTCTTGGGATGGCGGTGTGGAAACTTCTGCGGTCCAGGATTCTGCTGCAAAAATTTTACTCAAAGGAAGGGAGTTGACGGAGCCTTCTCTGTACCATGATGGACGAACCTTGGTTAAATGGATCTACACGAATGATGTCGGAACCTCTTATCTTATTTCTTCGCAGTCCGTTTGGAAGTACGAAAATGGAAAATTGAATGACATCTCTCAAATGGAGAACTACAAATTGGGAGCTGTCTATGATTTGGTTAAACATCCCGATGGCGGTGTGATGGCGGCTTCTTTGGACGGGCCTTTGGCTTACGCTAACAATTTTGGTTGGGCCGAGCCTTATAATGTTTGGGACTTGCCGATTTCAAATGCGAACGATGCGTATGCACACCGAATAAAGACGCTCGCTGTTTTGCCGTATGGTTTTGTTTTGACTCATATTTGGGGACAAGGGTTCTTTATGTCTGCAAAATTTGGCGAGCTGATGTTGCCGTCCGTCCTGGCTGGTCAAAACGATTGCCTGGATCAATTATTCCCCAATTTTACCATAGCTGCCGGCACTACGGTTGCTCCTGATTCTTCGGGATTTTTGACGACGACTGCATCCTATGACGGCTATAGCGTTATTTATATGACCGTTTATGGAGATGTCAGCTGTGCGACCCATTTGGGAACGGCTCCCATGGCGGGCCCAATTCAGGCGCGATTTGATGAGAATGGAAACTGGGAGGTCTATGTCGCTACCCGTGACCAGATAACTACTTCTACAACGGGCGTGTTGGATGTGTACACCTTTACGCCGCCCGCGAAAAATGGTGGGCGCTTGGAGAGCTCTTCGCACAAGAGTTTCAATATCCCTAACAACAACGCCGCCATTGACATGGTTCTGGACCCCAAGAACGAGGTCCTCTGGATGGTGTCCAACTCCAACTTGGGTTATCTTGAATTGGATCAGGATTCTGTATACGCGCCTCACTCCATCAAAGGATTGCAGAACCCGGAGTATTCGTCCATAGACATAGATGTTCAAGGCAATGTTTGGCTAGGAACGACCAATTTAGGCGTATATCGTGCGAGGAAGGAGGGGAAGACGTATGACACTCTTTCGACTTTGCACTTTACCGTAAAGGACGGATTGCTCGATAATTCCGTGACGGATTTGGCTGTTGACCCGGTTCTGGGGATGGCTTGGTTTGCACATGACAAGGGTGTTTCTGCTTATGTCCGGAATGATCTTCGCAATGCGTCTAGTTTTATGACCGCCCAAGCTAAGGAAGATGTCAAGGCTTATCCGAACCCGTTCCGTATGCAACAGAATGCGTACATGACCATCGACAACATCTCGGAGGATGCTACCGTGAGCATTTTCAATCGTGGTGGCAACTTAATCAAGTTCTTTAGCGGGGAGGACGTGATGGGTGGGCGTGTAACGTGGGATGGAACAGGTAAAAACGGATGGTACGTTGTGCCGGGTGTTTACTACTATGTCGTTAAGACGTCTTCCAAGACGAAGAAAGGCAAAATCATTCTTATCCGCTAG